A section of the Corynebacterium auris genome encodes:
- a CDS encoding ABC-F family ATP-binding cassette domain-containing protein → MANLINLENVSKTWGLKTLLDGVSLGVQTGDRIGIVGVNGGGKTTLLEVLTGIEPPDEGRVSHNSDLRMAVVTQRFELDESLTVGQAVVEPLGLETFEWASNAKVREVLQGTGVVELGLDTAVGNLSGGERRRVNLAAALVHDLDLVVLDEPTNHLDVEGVQWLAEHLLSRKVAVVVVTHDRWFLDTVATLTWEVHDGTVDVYEGGYNDWTFARAERARQADAIEQRRRNLARKELAWLRRGAPARTSKPRYRIEAAEALIADVPAPRDSVELMAFSKQRQGRVVIELEDARIDAPDGRTLVDHLTWRLAPGERIGLVGVNGSGKTTLLRTLAGEYPLAAGRRIEGQTTRIGWLRQELDDLDPTRRVIEAVEDVATYISLGKKELSASQLAERLGFSPKRQRTPVGDLSGGERRRLQLTRVLMGEPNVLLLDEPTNDLDIDTLQELEDLLDGWPGTLVVISHDRYLIERIADSTYALFGDGNLTNLPGGIEQYLRRRQAMEGPAGVLDLGEAGDKAEETAGAVSAQEQHELTKKMRSLERKMDKLGEQIAALESEVAALSQGSDPDFEEIGEKTEKASGLRGQREELETQWLELGEQLEG, encoded by the coding sequence ATGGCTAACCTGATCAATCTCGAAAACGTCTCCAAGACGTGGGGGCTGAAAACGCTGCTCGATGGCGTCTCCCTCGGCGTCCAAACCGGCGACCGCATCGGCATCGTCGGCGTCAACGGCGGCGGCAAGACGACCCTGCTCGAGGTGCTCACCGGCATCGAGCCGCCCGACGAGGGGCGCGTCTCGCACAATTCGGACCTGCGCATGGCCGTGGTGACGCAGCGCTTCGAGCTGGACGAGTCCCTGACCGTGGGTCAGGCCGTCGTCGAGCCGCTGGGCCTGGAGACCTTCGAGTGGGCGTCGAACGCGAAGGTGCGCGAGGTGCTGCAGGGCACCGGCGTCGTCGAGCTCGGCCTGGACACGGCCGTGGGCAACCTCTCCGGCGGGGAGCGCCGCCGCGTCAACCTCGCCGCGGCGCTCGTCCACGACCTCGACCTCGTCGTGCTCGACGAGCCCACTAACCACCTCGACGTCGAGGGCGTGCAGTGGCTCGCCGAGCACCTGCTCAGCCGCAAGGTCGCGGTGGTCGTGGTCACCCACGACCGCTGGTTCCTCGACACCGTGGCCACGCTAACCTGGGAGGTACACGACGGCACGGTGGACGTCTACGAGGGCGGCTACAACGATTGGACCTTCGCCCGCGCCGAGCGCGCCCGCCAGGCCGACGCCATCGAGCAACGCCGCCGTAACCTCGCGCGCAAGGAGCTCGCGTGGCTGCGCCGCGGCGCGCCCGCCCGGACCTCCAAGCCGCGGTATCGCATCGAGGCCGCCGAGGCGCTCATCGCCGACGTCCCCGCCCCGCGCGACAGCGTCGAGCTCATGGCGTTTTCGAAGCAGCGCCAGGGCCGCGTCGTCATCGAGCTCGAGGACGCGCGTATCGACGCCCCCGACGGGCGCACCCTCGTCGACCACCTGACCTGGCGCCTCGCGCCTGGCGAGCGCATCGGCCTGGTGGGGGTCAACGGCTCCGGTAAGACCACGCTCTTGCGCACCTTGGCCGGCGAGTACCCCCTGGCGGCGGGCAGGCGCATCGAGGGTCAGACCACCCGCATCGGCTGGCTGCGCCAGGAGCTCGATGATCTCGACCCCACTCGCCGGGTGATCGAGGCGGTGGAGGACGTGGCCACCTACATCTCCCTGGGGAAAAAGGAGCTGTCGGCCTCACAGCTCGCCGAAAGGCTCGGGTTTTCCCCGAAGCGCCAGCGCACCCCCGTCGGCGACCTCTCCGGCGGGGAGCGCCGTCGCCTGCAGCTCACGAGGGTGCTCATGGGCGAGCCGAACGTGCTGCTTCTCGACGAGCCCACCAACGACCTCGACATCGACACCCTGCAGGAGCTCGAGGACCTGCTGGACGGCTGGCCCGGCACCCTGGTGGTTATCTCCCACGACCGCTACCTCATCGAGCGCATCGCGGACTCCACCTACGCGCTGTTCGGGGACGGCAACCTAACCAACTTGCCGGGGGGAATTGAGCAGTACCTGAGGCGTCGTCAAGCGATGGAGGGCCCCGCTGGCGTGCTGGACCTCGGCGAGGCCGGAGACAAGGCCGAGGAAACGGCGGGGGCGGTCTCCGCGCAGGAGCAGCACGAGCTGACGAAGAAGATGCGCTCGCTGGAGCGGAAAATGGACAAGCTCGGCGAGCAGATCGCCGCGCTGGAATCCGAGGTCGCGGCGCTGTCGCAGGGGAGCGACCCCGATTTCGAGGAGATCGGGGAAAAGACAGAAAAGGCCTCTGGGCTGCGGGGGCAGCGTGAGGAGCTGGAGACGCAGTGGCTCGAGCTGGGGGAGCAGCTGGAGGGCTGA
- a CDS encoding M20 family metallopeptidase: MDYTAPHEPTTPYDGYIKHVEADTAARKKVLRYRAPDQEGASEPLSRELEQIVEEISADIIELSQHLHANPEVAFEEHGSVAKIQEILRRHGLDLRKGAYGVETAFETQVGSGHGPTIAVLSEYDALPEIGHACGHNVMAATGMGAFIAIAELLRRHPDAFDGTLRYLGTPAEEGRSGKEHMARGGAFSPADIDAAIMLHSYGFDLADQVWLGRRVLRVTFHGVSAHASSQPFMGRNALDAANLTYTGLGLLRQQMPPIDRVHAIITKGGTRESIITETAEMKFYVRSKYPGTLKNLSERVENVVKGAALMAGCGVDIEWDEHPATLPVRTNDQLLSRWVEAQRRRGREPLPLGVVSEDIAASTDFGNVSYRVPGIHPLVKVAPESSALHTRAFAASAGSAAGDKGAVDGAYGLAQVALDFLTDAALRDAVKAEFEAAGGTTDVAHFFD, encoded by the coding sequence GTGGATTACACCGCACCGCACGAGCCGACCACCCCGTACGACGGCTACATCAAGCACGTCGAGGCCGATACCGCCGCCCGCAAGAAGGTCCTGCGCTACCGCGCCCCGGACCAGGAGGGCGCCTCGGAGCCGCTCAGCCGCGAGCTCGAGCAGATCGTCGAGGAGATCTCCGCGGACATCATCGAGCTTTCCCAGCACCTGCACGCCAACCCGGAGGTCGCGTTCGAGGAGCACGGGTCCGTGGCAAAAATCCAGGAGATCCTGCGGCGCCACGGCCTGGACCTGCGCAAGGGCGCCTACGGGGTGGAGACAGCCTTTGAAACGCAGGTCGGCTCAGGCCACGGCCCCACCATCGCCGTGCTCTCCGAGTACGACGCCCTGCCCGAGATCGGCCACGCCTGCGGCCACAACGTCATGGCCGCGACCGGCATGGGCGCGTTCATCGCCATCGCGGAGCTGCTCAGGCGCCACCCGGACGCGTTCGACGGCACGCTGAGGTACCTGGGTACCCCCGCCGAGGAGGGCCGCTCCGGCAAAGAGCACATGGCGCGCGGCGGTGCCTTTTCCCCCGCGGACATCGACGCCGCCATCATGCTGCACTCCTACGGATTCGACCTGGCCGACCAGGTGTGGCTGGGCCGGCGCGTTCTGCGGGTGACCTTCCACGGCGTCTCCGCCCACGCCTCCTCACAGCCGTTCATGGGACGCAACGCGCTCGACGCAGCGAACCTGACCTACACCGGCCTGGGGCTTCTGCGCCAGCAGATGCCGCCTATCGACCGCGTCCACGCGATCATCACCAAGGGCGGCACGCGCGAGTCCATCATCACCGAGACCGCCGAGATGAAGTTCTACGTCCGCTCCAAGTACCCGGGCACTCTCAAAAACCTCTCGGAGCGCGTCGAAAACGTGGTCAAGGGAGCGGCGCTCATGGCCGGTTGCGGGGTAGACATCGAATGGGACGAGCACCCCGCCACCCTGCCGGTGCGCACCAATGACCAGCTGCTGTCTCGCTGGGTCGAGGCACAGCGCCGCCGCGGCCGAGAGCCCCTTCCGCTGGGCGTTGTCAGCGAGGACATCGCGGCGTCCACCGACTTCGGCAACGTCTCCTACCGAGTCCCGGGCATCCACCCGTTGGTCAAAGTCGCGCCCGAGTCCTCTGCTCTGCACACCCGCGCCTTCGCCGCCTCCGCGGGATCCGCCGCCGGCGACAAGGGCGCGGTCGACGGCGCGTATGGCTTGGCGCAGGTCGCCCTCGACTTCCTCACCGACGCGGCGCTGCGCGACGCGGTCAAGGCGGAGTTCGAGGCCGCCGGCGGCACCACGGACGTGGCCCACTTCTTCGACTAG
- a CDS encoding 4-(cytidine 5'-diphospho)-2-C-methyl-D-erythritol kinase, producing the protein MKDKPREFSASAPGKVNLHLGVGEARRDGYHELVTVFQAVERREAVRLLVSPALETVSAGSVVEGMSTFYGVAEPGEDIDGPANLAWRAVDAVVEEYRRQYPRAAVELPRVKVVVEKNVFVAGGMAGGSADAAAALVAANDYVGAYGHAPLGEDALGRLARSLGADVPFCLAGGTALGTGRGDELVEMMARGRYHWVFVNPRVGLPTGEAFSLLDDLRHDNPALVAHLDTAALARALLTGEPEALAPALHNDLEPAAVRMRPQLRPLLEQAAELGLRAFVSGSGPTVAVLCRDEEHAAQVLAELAQRFPGYEAFFTAGPAPGAHAL; encoded by the coding sequence GTGAAGGATAAGCCGCGGGAGTTCTCCGCCTCCGCGCCGGGCAAAGTGAACCTGCACCTCGGCGTCGGTGAGGCGCGCCGCGACGGCTACCACGAGCTGGTGACCGTTTTCCAGGCGGTCGAGCGGAGGGAAGCGGTGCGGCTTTTGGTCAGCCCCGCGCTCGAGACTGTTTCCGCGGGCTCCGTCGTGGAGGGCATGAGCACGTTTTACGGCGTCGCGGAGCCCGGGGAGGATATCGACGGGCCCGCGAACCTCGCCTGGCGCGCCGTCGACGCGGTCGTCGAGGAGTACCGGCGCCAGTACCCGCGCGCGGCCGTCGAGCTGCCGCGGGTGAAGGTCGTGGTGGAAAAGAACGTGTTCGTCGCCGGCGGCATGGCGGGCGGCTCCGCAGACGCCGCAGCGGCGCTCGTGGCCGCCAACGACTACGTCGGCGCCTACGGGCACGCCCCGCTGGGCGAGGACGCTCTGGGCCGCCTCGCCCGCTCCCTCGGTGCGGATGTGCCCTTCTGCCTGGCGGGGGGCACGGCGCTGGGGACCGGGCGCGGCGACGAGCTCGTGGAGATGATGGCGCGCGGGCGCTACCACTGGGTCTTTGTCAACCCCCGCGTGGGCCTGCCCACGGGAGAGGCATTTTCGCTTCTCGACGACCTCCGCCACGACAACCCCGCCCTCGTCGCGCACCTCGACACCGCCGCGCTGGCCCGGGCCCTCCTCACCGGCGAACCCGAGGCCCTGGCCCCCGCCTTGCACAACGACCTCGAGCCCGCCGCTGTGCGGATGCGCCCGCAGCTTCGCCCGCTGCTCGAGCAGGCCGCCGAACTCGGGCTGAGGGCCTTCGTCTCCGGGTCGGGCCCCACGGTCGCGGTCTTGTGCCGAGACGAGGAGCACGCGGCGCAGGTGCTCGCGGAACTAGCGCAACGCTTCCCCGGTTACGAGGCCTTTTTCACCGCCGGCCCCGCCCCGGGCGCGCACGCGTTGTAA